From a single Arachis hypogaea cultivar Tifrunner chromosome 3, arahy.Tifrunner.gnm2.J5K5, whole genome shotgun sequence genomic region:
- the LOC112791510 gene encoding protein DMP4-like: protein MDHINDDEQKLPLLDHNREVPEAERSMVQRAISQTFQSTAHLANLLPTGTVLSFQLLSPIFTNQGNCDSVNKFMTYTLLSLSAFSCFLLSFTDSFRDSKGNVCHGFATFKGLWVIDGSTTLPPELDAKYRLRFIDFVHAVMSVLVFTAIALFDQNVVNCFFPSPSDEAQQMLTALPVGIGVLCSTLFVAFPTQRYGIGFPLSKT, encoded by the coding sequence ATGGATCATATTAATGATGATGAACAAAAGCTGCCACTCCTTGATCACAATAGAGAGGTTCCAGAAGCAGAGAGGAGCATGGTTCAAAGAGCCATAAGCCAAACATTTCAAAGCACGGCACATTTGGCGAATCTTCTTCCAACCGGCACTGTCCTATCCTTCCAACTCCTCTCTCCAATCTTCACAAACCAAGGAAACTGCGACTCTGTCAACAAATTCATGACTTACACACTATTATCCCTCTCTGCTTTCTCATGCTTCCTTCTAAGCTTCACTGATAGCTTCAGGGACAGTAAGGGGAATGTATGTCACGGTTTTGCCACATTTAAGGGACTGTGGGTTATTGATGGATCAACCACACTGCCACCTGAACTTGATGCAAAGTATAGGCTCAGGTTCATTGATTTTGTGCACGCTGTGATGTCAGTTCTGGTTTTCACCGCCATTGCGCTGTTCGATCAGAATGTGGTGAATTGCTTCTTCCCTTCGCCGTCGGATGAGGCGCAGCAGATGCTCACGGCGTTGCCGGTGGGAATTGGAGTGCTCTGCAGCACGCTCTTTGTTGCATTTCCTACACAGCGATATGGAATTGGATTCCCACTCTCAAAAACTTAA